In Clostridia bacterium, a single genomic region encodes these proteins:
- a CDS encoding nickel-dependent hydrogenase large subunit, with translation RPHQGETAPLPDREGGYSWIKSPRYGGEVREVGPLAHVLANYAVGDAATVKLVDWALATLKAPMEALYSVMGRHLARALATKLIADQVEGWLLALDPQSPVYQEYQIPEEGWGMGLTEAARGALGHWIRIQGGKIANYQCVVPTTWNASPRDRLGQPGPIEQALIGAPVEDPDNPWEVVRIIRSFDPCIACAVHLLTPKGGERARYRIL, from the coding sequence AGGCCTCACCAGGGTGAAACCGCCCCGCTACCCGACCGCGAAGGGGGTTACTCCTGGATTAAATCGCCGCGCTACGGGGGAGAAGTCCGGGAAGTAGGACCTTTAGCTCACGTCTTGGCCAATTATGCTGTCGGGGATGCTGCCACCGTGAAGCTGGTGGATTGGGCTTTGGCCACCTTAAAGGCGCCCATGGAAGCTCTATATTCCGTAATGGGCCGGCACCTAGCCCGGGCGCTGGCCACCAAGCTGATTGCCGATCAGGTGGAAGGGTGGCTGTTGGCCTTAGATCCCCAATCGCCGGTTTACCAGGAGTACCAGATCCCTGAGGAGGGCTGGGGCATGGGGCTTACCGAGGCTGCCCGGGGGGCTTTGGGGCATTGGATCCGTATCCAGGGTGGGAAGATTGCCAATTACCAGTGTGTGGTTCCCACTACCTGGAACGCTTCCCCGCGAGACCGGCTGGGTCAACCCGGCCCCATAGAGCAGGCCCTGATCGGAGCTCCAGTTGAGGATCCAGATAACCCTTGGGAGGTGGTGAGGATAATTCGTTCCTTCGATCCCTGCATCGCCTGCGCGGTCCATCTATTGACGCCCAAAGGTGGCGAACGGGCTCGCTACCGGATCCTATGA
- a CDS encoding methylenetetrahydrofolate reductase C-terminal domain-containing protein, whose amino-acid sequence MLYSELKPMREIMAFLGGEQNIFLLGCSGCAEASGTGGLPQVLSMKSKLEAEGKRVVGHTTIDFLCQKALVKSRLRAKEEVLAEADSLLVMACGIGVQAVASVVPKVCHPACNTVYLREVRGEWMGGERCRECGECLLEFTGGICPLTSCTKSLLNGPCGGARNGKCEVDPGRDCAWEVIYFRLKTLGQLNKLRQFILPKDYSKMIVPSKIRETPLWSVECKTRF is encoded by the coding sequence ATGCTTTATTCAGAACTGAAACCCATGAGGGAGATTATGGCTTTCCTAGGGGGGGAACAGAACATCTTTCTTTTGGGTTGCAGCGGTTGTGCTGAAGCTAGCGGCACCGGGGGCTTACCCCAAGTGCTATCCATGAAGAGCAAGCTGGAGGCGGAGGGTAAGAGGGTGGTCGGGCATACCACCATCGACTTTTTGTGCCAGAAAGCCTTGGTGAAATCGCGCCTGCGGGCAAAAGAGGAGGTGTTGGCCGAAGCTGACTCGCTTTTGGTGATGGCGTGCGGCATCGGCGTGCAAGCGGTGGCCAGCGTGGTGCCTAAAGTCTGCCATCCCGCCTGCAATACGGTTTACTTGAGAGAGGTTCGGGGCGAATGGATGGGGGGCGAACGCTGCCGAGAGTGCGGCGAGTGCCTGCTAGAGTTTACCGGCGGCATCTGCCCACTGACCAGCTGCACCAAGAGCCTGCTCAATGGGCCATGCGGCGGAGCCAGAAACGGCAAGTGCGAGGTGGACCCCGGCCGCGATTGCGCTTGGGAAGTTATCTACTTCCGCCTCAAAACCTTAGGTCAGCTAAACAAGTTGCGCCAGTTCATCCTGCCCAAGGATTACAGCAAAATGATCGTGCCCTCCAAAATCCGGGAAACGCCGCTCTGGTCGGTGGAGTGCAAGACCCGCTTCTAG